The Procambarus clarkii isolate CNS0578487 chromosome 37, FALCON_Pclarkii_2.0, whole genome shotgun sequence genome window below encodes:
- the LOC123753389 gene encoding uncharacterized protein, with protein MALTLARVTMALTLARVTMALTLARVTMALTLARVTMALTLARVTMALTLARVTMALTLARVTMALTLARVTMALTLARVIMALTLARATMALTLARVTMALTLARVIMALTLARATMALTLARVTMALTLARVTMALTLARVTMALTLARATMALTLARVTMALTLARVTMALTLARVTMALTLARATMALTLARATMALTLARVTMALTLARVTMALTLARVTMALTLARVTMALTLARVTMALTLARATMALTLARVTMALTLARVTMALTLARVTMALTLARVTMALTLARATMALTL; from the coding sequence ATGGCCCTCACACTAGCCAGGGTCACTATGGCCCTCACACTAGCCAGGGTCACTATGGCCCTCACACTAGCCAGGGTCACTATGGCCCTCACGCTAGCCAGGGTCACTATGGCCCTCACACTAGCCAGGGTCACTATGGCCCTCACACTAGCCAGGGTCACTATGGCCCTCACACTAGCCAGGGTCACTATGGCCCTCACACTAGCCAGGGTCACTATGGCCCTCACGCTAGCCAGGGTCATTATGGCCCTCACACTAGCCAGGGCCACTATGGCCCTCACACTAGCCAGGGTCACTATGGCCCTCACGCTAGCCAGGGTCATTATGGCCCTCACACTAGCCAGGGCCACTATGGCCCTCACACTAGCCAGGGTCACTATGGCCCTCACGCTAGCCAGGGTCACTATGGCCCTCACACTAGCCAGGGTCACTATGGCCCTCACGCTAGCCAGGGCCACTATGGCCCTCACACTAGCCAGGGTCACTATGGCCCTCACGCTAGCCAGGGTCACTATGGCCCTCACACTAGCCAGGGTCACTATGGCCCTCACACTAGCCAGGGCCACTATGGCCCTCACACTAGCCAGGGCCACTATGGCCCTCACACTAGCCAGGGTCACTATGGCCCTCACACTAGCCAGGGTCACTATGGCCCTCACACTAGCCAGGGTCACTATGGCCCTCACGCTAGCCAGGGTCACTATGGCCCTCACACTAGCCAGGGTCACTATGGCCCTCACACTAGCCAGGGCCACTATGGCCCTCACGCTAGCCAGGGTCACTATGGCCCTCACACTAGCCAGGGTCACTATGGCCCTCACGCTAGCCAGGGTCACTATGGCCCTCACACTAGCCAGGGTCACTATGGCCCTCACACTAGCCAGGGCCACTATGGCCCTCACGCTATAG